The Diadema setosum chromosome 12, eeDiaSeto1, whole genome shotgun sequence genome has a segment encoding these proteins:
- the LOC140236312 gene encoding uncharacterized protein, translating into MDITVEPEVIEREEGFQVPGDDNSRALDVAHDDATFVCSSSPPEITTAPLTHSHGSITSQSQDETGTTVRHRTLLRTRSRSRNAMIVEDEEFVILDNPENEIEANRIEQNYMFGFKKWKSHLTKRPLQERSSVVQELYKYPKEIKPVSYPTLTVCNVLYTLFVGWLMALVYCLVGLLMFLTVVAWKQGVFCFKLARYFFWPFGYFVQETEYRTDLVKTVSESCVEKVINPRPCPNGSHDDITLLSTEESGESLLTFQGVKTSSYWKRPSTYIWLVLAVPILFLLHALVLFVSWMLVVFLPVAKLNMIAIRRLLLLPPEKLKVSRTTVVKPGEQAREVIMCSYQAANFYSYKYTLDGMNIFYVNMLFFVIVAVVIGFADQGNRFTSATGRFVMGLLAIIPLAHYIGMAISSISAQSNHVVGAVLNATFGSIVEIILYISSLLKQQGQGRGEGAVCYSEIVKSALTGTLLVTMLFIPGICMMVGGLKHKEQTFNVRSMSVTSTLLFISVAGTFTPTIFTITLGGFECSQCLNSTNTSTLECIGCAYVYKLGDDSNFLYHRLRPLVYVCVSLLFLAYVIGLIFSLKTHTHLIQESSQHSGVATSNRHSKPEVHWGRIKSTIILLLAVVLMSLSAEVVVKNLDQVLATSTVIKPVFMGVSVLAVVPDLPEIINGIQFALKNNINLSLEIGCSVAVQVCLLQIPVLVLVDAIPELHFNLVFNDLHLWSVIISVIIINYIFVDEKSDYFQGCMLLIVYFILLAMFFFAGDSTKTDCSILQ; encoded by the exons ATGGATATCACAGTAGAGCCAGAGGTAATAGAGAGGGAAGAGGGTTTTCAAGTTCCAGGAGATGACAACAGTAGGGCATTAGATGTCGCGCACGACG ATGCCACCTTTGTCTGCTCATCCAGCCCACCGGAAATAACCACAGCTCCTCTGACACACAGCCATGGGTCCATCACCTCTCAGAGCCAGGACGAAACGGGGACCACGGTCCGTCATCGCACGCTCCTCAGGACAAGGTCACGCTCCAGAAATGCCATGATTGTCGAGGATGAGGAGTTTGTGATTCTAGATAATCCAGAGAATGAGATCGAAGCAAACAGGATTGAACAGAATTACATG tTTGGATTCAAAAAATGGAAGAGTCATCTGACAAAACGACCACTTCAGGAGCGGTCATCCGTTGTCCAGGAACTGTACAAGTATCCAAAGGAGATCAAGCCAGTCTCAT ATCCCACTCTGACTGTGTGTAATGTCCTGTACACTCTGTTTGTGGGTTGGCTGATGGCTTTGGTCTACTGCTTAGTTGGTCTTCTGATGTTCCTCACCGTAGTGGCATGGAAGCAGG GTGTGTTCTGTTTCAAGCTGGCTCGGTATTTCTTCTGGCCCTTCGGATACTTTGTGCAAGAG ACAGAGTACCGAACTGATCTTGTGAAGACCGTTTCGGAGAGTTGTGTGGAGAAGGTGATCAACCCTCGTCCCTGTCCCAACGGTAGTCATGACGACATCACTCTACTGTCTACGGAGGAATCTGGCGAAAGCCTCCTGACTTTTCAGGGAGTAAAGACAAGCAGTTACTGG AAGAGGCCTTCTACCTACATCTGGCTGGTGTTGGCTGTTCCcattctcttcctcctccacgCCCTGGTTCTCTTTGTTTCTTGGATGTTGGTAGTCTTCTTGCCAGTCGCCAAG CTGAACATGATAGCCATCAGGAGGCTCCTTCTACTGCCACCAGAGAAACTCAAAGTGAGCCGCACAACCGTTGTCAAG CCTGGTGAGCAGGCGCGTGAGGTTATCATGTGTTCCTACCAAGCCGCAAACTTCTACTCCTACAAGTACACCCTGGATGGCATGAATATCTTCTATGTCA ACATGCTGTTTTTTGTCATCGTTGCCGTGGTGATAGGATTTGCTGATCAAGGCAACAGATTCACCTCTGCCACTGGG AGATTCGTCATGGGACTGTTAGCTATTATTCCGCTGGCTCACTACATTGGGATGGCAATTTCAAG cATCTCGGCTCAGAGCAATCATGTGGTGGGCGCGGTCCTCAATGCGACCTTTGGCTCCATCGTGGAGATCATCCTCTACATCTCCTCTCTCCTCAAGCAGCAGGGACAGGGCAGGGGCGAGGGCGCTGTTTGCTACTCGGAGATCGTCAAGTCGGCCCTGACTGGCACACTCCTCGTCACCATGCTCTTCATTCCT GGGATATGTATGATGGTTGGTGGGCTGAAACACAAGGAGCAGACATTCAACGTCCGGTCCATGTCGGTCACCTCAACCCTCCTCTTCATCTCAGTGGCCGGCACGTTCACACCTACCATCTTCACCATCACATTGGGCGGGTTTGAGTGCTCT CAATGTCTGAACAGCACCAACACAAGCACCTTGGAATGCATCGGATGTGCCTATGTCTACAAACTT GGCGATGACTCCAACTTCCTCTACCACCGACTCCGCCCGTTGGTCTACGTCTGTGTGTCCCTCCTCTTCCTGGCCTATGTCATTGGTCTCATCTTCTCTCTCAAGACCCACACTCATCTCATCCAAGAATCCA GCCAACACAGTGGCGTTGCAACATCAA ACAGACATAGCAAGCCAGAGGTCCACTGGGGGCGAATCAAGAGCACCATCATTCTCCTATTGGCCGTCGTGTTGATGTCACTGAGTGCAGAGGTTGTTGTAAAGAATCTTGACCAGGTCCTGGCCACCTCAACGGTCATCAAACCG GTTTTCATGGGTGTCAGTGTCCTGGCGGTAGTTCCAGATCTACCTGAGATCATTAATGGCATCCAATTTGCCCTCAAGAACAACATCAACCTCAG CCTTGAGATAGGATGTTCTGTTGCCGTCCAGGTTTGCCTCCTGCAAATACCAGTCCTAGTCCTAGTCGACGCTATC CCAGAGTTGCACTTCAACTTAGTCTTCAACGACCTCCACCTGTGGTCAGTGATCATCagcgtcatcatcatcaactacaTCTTCGTTGACGAGAAGTCCGATTACTTTCAAG GCTGTATGCTGCTGATTGTGTATTTCATTCTCCTTGCAATGTTTTTCTTTGCCGGTGATTCAACCAAGACAGACTGCAGTATTCTTCAATAG